A window from Setaria italica strain Yugu1 chromosome VIII, Setaria_italica_v2.0, whole genome shotgun sequence encodes these proteins:
- the LOC101761574 gene encoding probable inactive tRNA-specific adenosine deaminase-like protein 3 — MGWELTEVPGIPTPSLQDSTVDVVAANIEPKLANALIRELSMICPLENLRHVKRVRRCTECGKSDLSIILCLSTGSQTCIKQLPGDVQKIVDTYQLSPFIAKVAKCSATSKEEWEEQCKLWPTSYHPAHNLDIIRGFRDDELPSIFNCMKTAIQLSKAGNAAIIVDPSSMQIIAKATDQTHQHDTSAEGNKLAEVKANDTFSLDESTENNGNLLWPSSRLSKCNSLNMEVSCINPLGWTKQRTTEQKPLPCEGCFAWHPLRHAAMVAIENAAERDRMLFPSSTPITMPDSNGNLEDYSDNEPAKRLKMDTKDKEQSTDESCCGDLSETTRPYLCTGFDIYLVWEPCAMCAMALVHQRFKRVFYAFRNPVTGALGGVYRLHGEKSLNHHYNVFQVSVPETYLNGFE; from the exons ATGGGGTGGGAGCTCACTGAGGTCCCTGGCATCCCGACGCCCTCCCTCCAGGACTCCACAG TTGATGTGGTGGCTGCCAACATTGAACCAAAGCTAGCCAACGCTCTCATTAG GGAGTTGAGCATGATATGTCCTTTGGAGAATCTGAGGCATGTAAAGCGGGTTCGTCGATGTACTGAATGCG GAAAATCTGACTTATCAATAATCTTATGCCTTTCTACTGGGTCTCAAACTTGTATAAAACAGCTTCCTGGAGATGTACAAAAGATAGTGGATACTTATCAGTTGAGTCCTTTCATTGCAAAA GTTGCCAAGTGTTCCGCTACATCAAAAGAGGAGTGGGAAGAACAATGTAAACTTTGGCCAACTTCTTACCATCCTGCGCACAA CCTTGATATTATTCGTGGATTTCGAGATGACGAATTACCATCAATATTTAATTGCATGAAGACTGCTATTCAATTATCAAAG GCAGGTAATGCTGCCATTATTGTTGATCCATCAAGTATGCAAATAATTGCGAAGGCTACAGACCAAACACACCAGCATGATACATCTGCAGAAGGAAACAAACTTGCTGAAGTGAAAGCAAATGATACCTTCTCTTTGGATGAATCAACTGAGAATAATGGCAATTTGTTATGGCCAAGCTCCCGTCTTTCTAAATGCAACAGTTTGAACATGGAAGTCTCATGTATAAATCCTTTGGGATGGACGAAACAAAGGACTACTGAGCAGAAGCCATTGCCCTGTGAAGGCTGTTTTGCATGGCATCCCTTGAGACATGCTGCCATGGTTGCCATTGAGAATGCCGCTGAGAGGGATAGAATGTTGTTCCCTTCATCGACTCCAATTACCATGCCAGATTCAAATGGAAATCTGGAGGATTATTCGGACAATGAACCAGCAAAAAGGCTAAAGATGGATACAAAA GATAAAGAGCAATCTACAGATGAATCATGCTGCGGCGACTTGTCTGAAACCACCAGACCATATCTCTGCACAGGATTTGATATCTACCTTGTTTGGGAGCCATGTGCAAT GTGTGCGATGGCACTCGTACATCAAAGATTCAAGCGCGTGTTCTACGCTTTCCGGAATCCAGTTACTGGAGCGCTCGGTGGAGTCTACAGGTTGCATGGGGAGAAAAGTCTAAATCATCACTACAATGTATTTCAGGTTTCAGTACCTGAGACATACCTGAATGGTTTTGAGTGA